From Helicobacter ganmani, one genomic window encodes:
- a CDS encoding cache domain-containing protein, translated as MESSTINLLSNYMPMVQRYQSQFSSFNTLLSKTTLTGKISSLDIAENLFDYMETTQEKFENLQDRLIETILEQTFFNSYEEANTSAKIIAEIFKLYFHNRHEDISTLAESKYLLDLCLNFESHKDKNPEQCKVALETIVAYLKRFATSSAVYKDIMIYHNDGTLLQTIDLGKKYAIAYATKLSPILEARNIEKYGEFYQKVDFYDTKEKEKEERTEFFFVIPLRQNKEQAPIMVLTFVVDVQEEFKTILERFPYRLPQSNLVIINQKNHILFSDNTRMFPNGQLLSLTEHKDYTFLEYRSKACMVALQEINNIQGFTSITEQWRICRIVPLYVAFDTKKQTNHKIDPLLLENSLLVTKDLDIVIAESENINEELGDVVINGEIIASKSHSYALNPILNNIRILSEEMNTLCVQSTEELQKGIYNALFNVIDYYSKYFALITDSLFRECVKDSRWIKHGIEFKNYLDEHMQGNLTPETLASTKTLLERLKTNFSNFYNIILFDKEGNTLQNALDDIQFNAKKLGIIDRFNSSNLNNLIVSNYEPTAFYNNKKTILFYDAIKGDNNKFLGGLLFVLDLEKIQVFLDNSLPKESAILSEKSEIFSVAFDSAKNILATTKPDFNFENYNLSDTFDFKSLKNFKKIIQIGQKHYLICSEVCDPAQSAFTEYTKRSLYVMIFVAVKIEENMEQILQQTESLESPKEQSN; from the coding sequence ATGGAGTCTTCAACAATCAATCTTCTTAGCAACTATATGCCTATGGTGCAACGTTATCAATCGCAATTTTCATCTTTTAATACCTTACTTAGCAAAACAACTTTGACAGGCAAAATTAGCTCATTAGATATTGCGGAAAATCTTTTTGATTATATGGAGACGACACAAGAAAAGTTTGAGAATCTTCAAGATAGGCTTATTGAAACTATCTTAGAACAAACCTTTTTTAATTCCTATGAAGAAGCAAACACTTCTGCAAAAATCATTGCGGAAATCTTTAAGCTTTATTTTCACAATCGCCACGAAGACATCTCTACGCTCGCAGAAAGTAAATATTTACTAGATTTATGTCTAAACTTTGAATCCCACAAAGATAAAAATCCAGAACAATGCAAAGTTGCTTTAGAAACAATTGTTGCATATCTTAAAAGATTTGCTACTAGCAGCGCAGTTTATAAAGATATTATGATTTATCACAATGATGGCACACTTTTGCAAACAATTGATTTAGGCAAAAAATACGCTATTGCTTATGCTACAAAACTATCCCCTATTCTTGAAGCACGCAACATAGAAAAATATGGGGAGTTTTATCAAAAAGTTGATTTTTATGATACCAAAGAAAAAGAGAAAGAAGAAAGAACAGAATTCTTCTTCGTCATTCCTTTGCGCCAAAACAAAGAACAAGCACCTATTATGGTGCTTACTTTTGTGGTAGATGTCCAAGAAGAATTTAAAACGATTTTAGAACGTTTTCCCTATCGCTTACCACAATCTAATCTTGTGATTATTAATCAAAAAAATCATATTTTATTTTCTGATAATACGCGTATGTTTCCCAATGGACAATTGTTAAGTTTAACCGAACACAAAGATTACACTTTTTTAGAATATCGCTCTAAGGCTTGTATGGTTGCGTTGCAAGAAATCAATAACATACAAGGTTTTACAAGCATTACAGAGCAATGGCGCATTTGTAGAATCGTGCCGCTTTATGTTGCATTTGATACCAAAAAACAAACCAACCACAAAATTGACCCTCTTTTACTAGAAAATTCTTTGCTTGTTACAAAAGATTTAGACATTGTCATTGCAGAAAGTGAAAACATTAATGAAGAATTAGGAGATGTTGTTATCAATGGTGAGATTATTGCCTCAAAAAGCCATTCTTATGCACTCAATCCAATTTTAAATAATATTAGAATCTTAAGCGAAGAAATGAACACACTTTGCGTCCAATCAACGGAAGAACTACAAAAAGGAATCTATAATGCCCTCTTTAATGTGATTGACTATTATTCCAAATATTTTGCATTAATTACAGATAGCCTTTTTAGAGAATGTGTTAAAGATTCTAGATGGATAAAACATGGTATAGAATTTAAAAACTACTTAGATGAGCATATGCAAGGCAATCTTACACCTGAAACGCTTGCAAGCACCAAGACACTTTTAGAACGTTTAAAAACAAATTTTAGTAATTTTTATAACATTATCCTTTTTGACAAAGAGGGTAATACTTTACAAAACGCATTAGATGATATTCAATTCAATGCAAAAAAACTCGGAATTATTGACCGTTTCAATAGTAGCAATCTCAATAATCTCATTGTTTCTAACTATGAACCAACGGCATTCTATAACAACAAAAAAACTATTCTTTTTTATGATGCAATTAAGGGAGATAACAATAAATTCTTAGGTGGCTTGCTTTTTGTGCTAGATTTAGAAAAGATTCAAGTATTCTTGGATAATTCCCTACCTAAAGAATCTGCGATTCTTTCTGAAAAAAGTGAAATATTCAGTGTTGCATTTGATAGTGCAAAAAATATTTTAGCCACCACAAAACCAGATTTCAACTTTGAAAATTATAATTTAAGTGATACATTTGATTTCAAAAGTCTAAAAAATTTCAAAAAAATTATTCAAATTGGACAAAAACATTATTTGATTTGCAGCGAAGTCTGCGACCCTGCACAAAGTGCTTTTACAGAATATACAAAACGCTCACTCTATGTTATGATTTTTGTTGCGGTCAAAATAGAAGAGAATATGGAGCAAATTCTACAACAAACCGAATCACTAGAATCTCCAAAAGAGCAGTCCAACTAG
- the lepA gene encoding translation elongation factor 4 translates to MQKIRNFSIIAHIDHGKSTLADCLIQACGAISAREMSAQVMDTMEIEKERGITIKAQSVRLNYNYKGENYILNLIDTPGHVDFSYEVSRSLASSDGALLVVDASQGVEAQTIANVYIALENNLEIIPVLNKIDLPAANVERVRNEIEQTIGLDCTNALQVSAKANLGITELLNSIVEKIPAPSGDSNAPTKALIYDSWFDNYLGALALVRVFDGSIKVGQNLYIMGSDKNHEVLGLMYPHPLRQEKTKVIQSGEIGIVILGLKNVTDIAVGDTMTDFKERTKEPVAGFEPAKPFVFAGIYPIDTDKFEDLRDALDKLKLNDSSLTYEPETSVALGFGFRIGFLGLLHMEVIKERLEREFGLDLIATAPTVVYEVSKTDGEIVYIQNPSELPPEQKIAGIKEPYVRATIIVPSEFLGNMITLLNKRRGIQKKMEYLQETRVLLEYWIPTNEIVMDFYDKLKSCTKGYASFDYEPIGYQEGDLAKLDIRVANEIVDALSIIVPKSKAYERGKELVEAMKEIIPRQLFEVAIQASVGNKIIARETVKSMGKNVTAKCYGGDITRKRKLLEKQKEGKKRMKAIGKVALPQEAFLAVLKID, encoded by the coding sequence AATCAAGGCGCAAAGTGTGCGTTTAAACTATAATTATAAAGGTGAAAATTATATTTTAAATTTGATTGATACGCCCGGACATGTGGATTTTAGCTATGAAGTTTCGCGTTCTCTTGCTTCAAGTGATGGCGCATTATTGGTAGTAGATGCAAGTCAAGGAGTAGAGGCGCAAACAATCGCAAATGTTTATATTGCTTTGGAAAATAATCTTGAAATTATCCCCGTGCTTAATAAAATTGATTTACCTGCGGCAAATGTGGAACGCGTGAGAAATGAGATTGAACAGACAATTGGACTAGATTGCACAAACGCTTTGCAAGTGAGTGCAAAGGCAAATCTTGGAATCACAGAATTGCTCAATAGCATTGTGGAGAAAATCCCTGCGCCAAGCGGTGATTCTAATGCACCCACAAAGGCATTGATTTATGATTCTTGGTTTGATAATTATCTTGGCGCACTTGCTCTTGTAAGGGTTTTTGACGGAAGTATCAAGGTCGGGCAGAATCTTTATATTATGGGAAGCGATAAGAATCACGAAGTTTTGGGGCTTATGTATCCGCACCCTTTGCGTCAAGAAAAAACAAAGGTGATTCAAAGTGGGGAGATTGGAATCGTGATTTTGGGGCTTAAGAATGTAACAGACATTGCTGTAGGGGATACAATGACAGATTTTAAGGAGCGCACAAAAGAGCCTGTGGCTGGGTTTGAACCCGCAAAACCTTTTGTGTTTGCAGGGATTTATCCGATTGATACAGACAAGTTTGAGGATTTGCGCGACGCACTAGACAAGCTAAAATTGAACGATTCTAGTTTGACTTATGAACCTGAAACTTCTGTTGCATTAGGGTTTGGATTCCGCATAGGTTTTTTGGGCTTGTTGCATATGGAAGTCATCAAAGAAAGATTGGAGCGCGAATTCGGGCTTGATTTGATTGCTACTGCTCCTACGGTTGTGTATGAGGTAAGCAAGACAGACGGAGAGATTGTTTATATTCAAAATCCTAGTGAATTGCCACCAGAGCAAAAGATTGCAGGGATTAAAGAACCTTATGTAAGAGCTACAATTATCGTTCCGAGTGAGTTTTTGGGTAATATGATTACGCTTTTGAACAAGCGACGTGGAATCCAAAAGAAAATGGAATATTTGCAAGAAACGCGTGTTTTGCTAGAATATTGGATTCCGACAAATGAAATCGTAATGGATTTTTATGATAAATTAAAATCCTGCACAAAAGGCTATGCGAGCTTTGATTATGAGCCTATTGGCTATCAAGAGGGAGATTTGGCAAAGCTTGATATTCGCGTCGCAAATGAGATTGTAGATGCGCTTAGTATCATCGTGCCAAAGTCTAAAGCCTACGAGAGGGGTAAAGAGTTAGTAGAGGCAATGAAAGAGATTATCCCTCGGCAATTATTTGAAGTAGCAATTCAGGCGAGTGTGGGCAATAAAATCATTGCACGCGAAACCGTCAAATCTATGGGTAAGAATGTTACTGCTAAATGTTATGGAGGAGATATTACGCGTAAGCGCAAATTGCTTGAAAAGCAAAAGGAAGGAAAAAAGCGTATGAAAGCAATTGGCAAAGTTGCTCTCCCACAAGAAGCATTTTTGGCTGTGTTGAAAATTGATTGA